The Oncorhynchus mykiss isolate Arlee chromosome 20, USDA_OmykA_1.1, whole genome shotgun sequence genome includes a region encoding these proteins:
- the pvalb2 gene encoding parvalbumin-2 (The RefSeq protein has 1 substitution compared to this genomic sequence), which yields MAFAGLNDADVAAALAACTAADSFNHKAFFAKVGLAGKSNDDVKKAFYVIDQDKSGFIEEDELKLFLQNFSASARALTDAETKAFLADGDKDGDGMIGVDEFAAMIKG from the exons ATGTCCTTCGCCGGTCTTAACGATGCTGATGTTGCTGCAGCCCTTGCTGCTTGCACAG CTGCTGACTCCTTCAACCACAAGGCTTTCTTCGCCAAGGTTGGCCTGGCCGGCAAGTCCAACGATGATGTAAAGAAGGCCTTCTACGTCATTGACCAGGACAAGAGTGGCTTCATTGAGGAGGATGAGCTCAA GCTGTTCCTGCAGAACTTCTCTGCCTCTGCCAGAGCTCTGACTGACGCTGAGACCAAGGCTTTCCTGGCTGACGGGGACAAAGATGGTGATGGCATGATTGGAGTTGATG AGTTCGCTGCCATGATCAAGGGATAA
- the pvalb2 gene encoding parvalbumin-2 isoform X1, giving the protein MSFAGLNDADVAAALAACTAADSFNHKAFFAKVGLAGKSNDDVKKAFYVIDQDKSGFIEEDELKLFLQNFSASARALTDAETKAFLADGDKDGDGMIGVDEFAAMIKG; this is encoded by the exons ATGTCCTTCGCCGGTCTTAACGATGCTGATGTTGCTGCAGCCCTTGCTGCTTGCACAG CTGCTGACTCCTTCAACCACAAGGCTTTCTTCGCCAAGGTTGGCCTGGCCGGCAAGTCCAACGATGATGTAAAGAAGGCCTTCTACGTCATTGACCAGGACAAGAGTGGCTTCATTGAGGAGGATGAGCTCAA GCTGTTCCTGCAGAACTTCTCTGCCTCTGCCAGAGCTCTGACTGACGCTGAGACCAAGGCTTTCCTGGCTGACGGGGACAAAGATGGTGATGGCATGATTGGAGTTGATG AGTTCGCTGCCATGATCAAGGGATAA